Proteins from a single region of Streptomyces sp. HUAS 15-9:
- a CDS encoding arsenate reductase ArsC, whose product MSSSPLASVLFVCVHNAGRSQMAAGFLSRLAGDRIEVRSAGSIPGEQVNPAAVEAMKEVGIDISEAKPKILTTEAVQASDYVITMGCGDACPIFPGKKYLDWALEDPAGKGVEAVRPIRDEIKTRIEALIAEIDAKREA is encoded by the coding sequence ATGTCCTCCAGCCCGCTCGCCTCCGTGCTGTTCGTCTGCGTCCACAACGCCGGGCGTTCGCAGATGGCCGCCGGATTCCTCTCCCGCCTCGCGGGTGACCGGATCGAGGTCCGCTCCGCCGGCTCCATCCCGGGCGAGCAGGTCAACCCCGCCGCGGTGGAGGCCATGAAGGAGGTCGGCATCGACATCTCCGAGGCGAAGCCGAAGATCCTGACCACCGAGGCCGTCCAGGCGTCCGACTACGTCATCACCATGGGCTGCGGCGACGCCTGCCCGATCTTCCCCGGCAAGAAGTACCTCGACTGGGCCCTGGAGGACCCGGCCGGCAAGGGCGTGGAGGCTGTCCGCCCGATCCGCGACGAGATCAAGACCCGCATCGAGGCCCTGATCGCCGAGATTGACGCCAAGCGGGAAGCGTGA
- a CDS encoding GNAT family N-acetyltransferase, which yields MGSRTSPISQPITIRRAVARDAKRLTRLVRGSGAYEGKYAAAVAGYRVGPDYIEAHRTFVAVGADEHGDRVLGFYSLVLAPPELDLLFVADEAQGRGIGRLLVAHMQSEARAAGLDRVKVVSHVPAEDFYHRVGAVRTGAAFANPPAVPWDRPEFEFRIPSE from the coding sequence ATGGGTTCACGCACTTCCCCGATAAGTCAGCCGATCACGATACGGAGGGCAGTCGCGCGGGATGCCAAACGGCTCACGCGGCTCGTGCGTGGCTCAGGCGCCTACGAGGGTAAGTACGCAGCCGCAGTGGCGGGCTACCGGGTCGGTCCTGATTACATCGAGGCGCACCGCACCTTCGTGGCCGTCGGCGCCGACGAGCATGGAGACCGGGTCCTCGGGTTCTATTCGCTCGTCCTCGCTCCACCGGAGCTCGACCTGCTGTTCGTCGCCGACGAAGCGCAAGGGCGGGGTATTGGACGGCTGCTCGTGGCGCACATGCAGTCCGAGGCCCGTGCCGCCGGGCTCGACCGTGTCAAGGTCGTGTCGCATGTTCCCGCCGAGGACTTCTACCACCGCGTGGGTGCGGTGCGGACCGGGGCCGCGTTTGCGAACCCGCCCGCCGTGCCGTGGGACCGTCCCGAATTCGAGTTTCGCATTCCTTCGGAATGA
- a CDS encoding cold-shock protein has translation MATGTVKWFNAEKGFGFIAQDGGGPDVFAHYSAINSTGFRELQEGQAVTFDVTQGQKGPQAENINPA, from the coding sequence ATGGCAACGGGAACTGTGAAGTGGTTCAACGCGGAGAAGGGCTTCGGCTTCATCGCCCAGGACGGCGGCGGCCCGGATGTCTTCGCGCACTACTCCGCGATCAACTCCACCGGCTTTCGTGAGCTTCAGGAGGGCCAGGCCGTGACGTTTGACGTCACCCAGGGCCAGAAGGGTCCGCAGGCCGAGAACATCAACCCGGCCTGA
- a CDS encoding cold-shock protein encodes MATGTVKWFNAEKGFGFIEQDGGGADVFAHYSNIAAQGFRELLEGQKVTFDIAQGQKGPTAENIVPA; translated from the coding sequence ATGGCTACTGGTACCGTGAAGTGGTTCAACGCGGAAAAGGGCTTCGGCTTCATCGAGCAGGACGGTGGCGGCGCCGACGTGTTCGCCCACTACTCGAACATTGCCGCGCAGGGCTTCCGTGAGCTCCTCGAAGGTCAGAAGGTAACCTTCGACATCGCGCAGGGTCAGAAGGGCCCGACGGCCGAGAACATCGTTCCGGCCTGA
- a CDS encoding AbiTii domain-containing protein: MTTPDVRGLEQLERAVLDDAASLATALRQCLMLAGYARHEELRAWALKELEGYAASDELPSYRKVPAALEVVVDLYLPGQIIRDNTQRVSPNQLPQHAQLPVPDRVRRSES; this comes from the coding sequence GTGACGACACCCGACGTCCGAGGACTAGAGCAGCTTGAGCGCGCCGTCCTAGACGACGCTGCCTCTCTCGCCACTGCGCTCCGGCAGTGCCTCATGTTGGCCGGCTACGCGCGCCATGAGGAGCTGCGCGCATGGGCGCTGAAAGAGCTGGAGGGGTACGCGGCGTCCGATGAGCTGCCCTCTTACCGGAAGGTGCCAGCCGCGCTCGAAGTCGTGGTCGATCTCTACCTTCCAGGTCAGATCATTCGGGACAATACCCAGCGGGTCAGTCCAAACCAACTACCTCAACATGCCCAGTTGCCGGTACCGGACCGCGTCAGACGGTCAGAATCGTGA
- a CDS encoding ribonuclease J — MSHPHPELRAAPPLPEGGLRVIALGGLGEIGRNMTVFEHAGKLLIVDCGVLFPEETQPGVDVILPDFTSIRDRLDDIVAVVLTHGHEDHIGGVPYLLRERSDIPVVGSKLTLAFLEAKLKEHGIRPRTVRVRESDRRGFGPFDCEFVAVNHSIPDSLAVAIRTRAGMVLHTGDFKMDQFPLDDRITDLRAFARLGEEGVDLFLTDSTNAEVPGFTTSERELNPAIEQVMRTAPRRVIVSSFASHVHRIQQVLDAAHQHGRKVAFVGRSMVRTMGIARDLGYLKVPSGLVVSTKELEKLPDHKITLVCTGSQGEPMAALSRMANRDHMIRIGKDDTVLLASSLIPGNENAIYRVINGLTRWGAHVVHKGNAKVHVSGHASAGELVYCYNIVKPRNVMPVHGEWRHLRANGDLAIRTGVDPDRVVIAEDGVVVDLVDGRASITGKVPAYNVYVDGMEVGGATEASLKDRLTLAAEGVVTVVAIVDADTGALAEAPDFLARGFVHDDTTFEPVIPVIEKTLATAAEEGVGDARQLEQLVARAVANWAFRTHRRKPLIIPVIIDA, encoded by the coding sequence ATGAGTCATCCGCACCCCGAGCTGAGAGCCGCCCCGCCCCTTCCCGAAGGAGGGCTGCGGGTCATCGCCCTGGGCGGCCTGGGTGAGATCGGCCGCAACATGACCGTCTTCGAGCACGCGGGCAAGCTGCTCATCGTCGACTGCGGCGTGCTGTTCCCCGAGGAGACCCAGCCCGGCGTGGACGTGATCCTGCCGGACTTCACCTCGATCCGGGACCGCCTGGACGACATCGTGGCCGTGGTCCTCACCCACGGCCACGAGGACCACATCGGCGGCGTGCCGTACCTGCTGCGCGAGCGGTCCGACATTCCCGTCGTCGGCTCCAAGCTGACGCTGGCGTTCCTGGAGGCCAAGCTCAAGGAACACGGCATCCGGCCGCGCACCGTGCGGGTGCGGGAGAGCGACCGGCGTGGTTTCGGGCCCTTCGACTGCGAGTTCGTGGCGGTCAACCATTCCATCCCCGACAGCCTCGCGGTCGCGATCCGCACCCGGGCCGGGATGGTGCTGCACACGGGCGACTTCAAGATGGACCAGTTCCCTCTCGACGACCGCATCACCGATCTGCGCGCCTTCGCCCGCCTCGGCGAGGAGGGCGTGGACCTGTTCCTCACCGACTCCACCAACGCCGAAGTACCTGGCTTCACCACCTCCGAGCGTGAGCTGAACCCGGCGATCGAGCAGGTGATGCGCACCGCGCCGCGCCGGGTCATCGTCTCCAGCTTCGCCAGCCACGTGCACCGTATCCAGCAGGTCCTGGACGCCGCCCACCAGCACGGCCGCAAGGTCGCCTTCGTCGGCCGGTCGATGGTCCGCACCATGGGCATCGCCCGTGACCTGGGCTATCTGAAGGTGCCCTCCGGTCTGGTCGTGAGCACCAAGGAGCTGGAGAAGCTCCCGGACCACAAGATCACTCTGGTGTGCACCGGCTCCCAGGGCGAACCGATGGCCGCGTTGTCACGGATGGCCAACCGCGACCACATGATCCGCATCGGCAAGGACGACACCGTCCTGCTCGCCAGCTCCCTCATCCCCGGCAACGAGAACGCCATCTACCGGGTGATCAACGGACTCACCCGGTGGGGCGCCCACGTGGTCCACAAGGGCAACGCCAAGGTGCACGTCTCCGGGCACGCCAGCGCCGGCGAACTCGTCTACTGCTACAACATCGTCAAACCCCGCAACGTCATGCCCGTGCACGGCGAATGGCGCCATCTGCGGGCCAACGGCGACCTCGCCATCCGCACCGGTGTCGACCCCGACCGCGTCGTCATCGCCGAGGACGGCGTCGTCGTCGACCTGGTCGACGGGCGCGCGTCCATCACCGGCAAGGTCCCCGCCTACAACGTCTACGTAGACGGCATGGAAGTCGGCGGCGCCACCGAAGCGTCCCTCAAGGACCGCCTCACCCTCGCCGCCGAAGGCGTGGTCACGGTGGTGGCGATCGTCGACGCGGACACAGGCGCCCTCGCCGAGGCCCCCGACTTCCTGGCCCGGGGCTTCGTCCACGATGACACCACCTTCGAGCCGGTCATCCCCGTCATCGAGAAGACCCTGGCCACCGCGGCCGAGGAAGGTGTCGGGGACGCGCGCCAACTCGAACAACTCGTCGCCCGCGCCGTCGCGAACTGGGCGTTCCGCACCCACCGCCGCAAACCCCTCATCATCCCCGTCATCATCGACGCCTGA
- a CDS encoding DEAD/DEAH box helicase: MNRTRTNDRFDRSRNGRAAAGKGGSRTGSQAPRRSGGPARSGGYGRRPATVQGEFALPRTITPALPPIEGFAELDMPEHLLTELGKQGVTAPFPIQGATLPNSLAGRDVLGRGRTGSGKTLAFGLALLARTAGQRAEPRQPLGLILVPTRELAQQVTDALTPYARSVRLRLATVVGGMSIGRQAGALRGGAEVVVATPGRLKDLIDRGDCRLNHVSITVLDEADQMADMGFMPQVTALLDQVRPEGQRMLFSATLDRNVDLLVRRYLTDPVVHSVDSSAGTVTTMEHHVLHVHGADKHAATTEIAARDGRVIMFLDTKHAVDRLTQDLLNSGVRAAALHGGKSQPQRTRTMAQFKTGHVTVLVATNVAARGIHVDNLDLVVNVDPPADHKDYLHRGGRTARAGESGSVVTLVTPNQRRGMVRLMSDAGIRPQTTQIRSGDEALSRITGAQAPSGIPVVITAPVVERPKRSAFSRGRRRPSSATRRAPVRRPVLDAVA, encoded by the coding sequence ATGAACCGCACACGCACGAACGATCGCTTCGACCGCTCCCGTAACGGCAGAGCCGCCGCCGGAAAGGGCGGCAGTCGCACGGGCTCGCAGGCACCGCGCCGTTCCGGCGGCCCTGCCCGTTCCGGCGGTTACGGCCGCCGGCCAGCCACAGTGCAAGGTGAGTTCGCGCTGCCCAGGACGATCACCCCCGCGCTGCCCCCCATTGAGGGCTTCGCCGAACTCGACATGCCCGAGCACCTGCTGACCGAACTCGGCAAGCAGGGTGTGACCGCACCGTTCCCGATCCAGGGAGCGACGCTGCCGAACTCCCTGGCGGGCCGTGACGTACTGGGCCGCGGGCGCACCGGTTCCGGCAAGACCCTCGCCTTCGGCCTCGCCCTGCTCGCCCGTACCGCTGGACAGCGTGCTGAACCCCGCCAGCCGCTTGGGCTGATCCTCGTGCCGACGCGTGAGCTGGCGCAGCAGGTGACCGACGCGCTCACACCGTACGCCCGTTCCGTCAGGCTGCGGCTGGCCACGGTGGTGGGCGGGATGTCGATCGGCCGGCAGGCCGGCGCGCTGCGGGGCGGGGCCGAGGTCGTCGTCGCGACGCCCGGACGGCTCAAGGACCTCATCGACCGTGGCGACTGCAGGCTGAACCACGTGAGCATCACGGTACTGGACGAGGCCGACCAGATGGCCGACATGGGTTTCATGCCGCAGGTCACCGCGCTGCTCGACCAGGTGCGTCCGGAGGGGCAGCGCATGCTGTTCTCCGCCACCTTGGACCGTAACGTCGACCTGCTGGTTCGCCGCTATCTGACCGACCCCGTCGTGCATTCGGTCGACTCGTCGGCCGGTACGGTCACGACGATGGAGCACCACGTCCTGCACGTCCATGGCGCCGACAAGCACGCCGCCACGACCGAGATCGCCGCCCGCGACGGCCGCGTGATCATGTTCTTGGACACCAAGCACGCCGTCGACCGGCTGACCCAGGACCTGCTCAACAGCGGGGTACGCGCCGCCGCGCTGCACGGCGGCAAGTCGCAGCCACAACGCACCCGCACGATGGCGCAGTTCAAGACGGGGCACGTCACCGTGCTGGTGGCAACCAATGTCGCAGCGCGCGGCATCCACGTCGACAACCTCGACCTGGTCGTCAACGTCGATCCGCCGGCCGACCACAAGGACTACCTCCACCGCGGCGGCCGTACCGCCCGCGCCGGCGAGTCCGGCAGCGTCGTCACCCTCGTCACACCGAACCAGCGCCGCGGCATGGTCCGCCTCATGTCGGACGCCGGAATCCGGCCGCAGACCACCCAGATCCGCTCGGGAGACGAGGCCCTGAGCCGGATCACCGGCGCCCAGGCCCCGTCCGGCATCCCGGTCGTCATCACCGCACCGGTGGTCGAACGCCCCAAGCGCAGCGCCTTCTCCCGAGGCCGACGCCGCCCTTCCTCGGCGACCCGGCGCGCCCCCGTACGCCGGCCCGTCCTCGACGCGGTGGCCTAG
- a CDS encoding ArsR/SmtB family transcription factor has translation MLTSVDTDLLRVLADPLRLQIVTLLAKETLCSTHLIEETGARQTNLSNHLKVLREAGVVETEPCGRFTYYRLKPDVIASLAGQFADLAETARATAENNVKRSCP, from the coding sequence ATGCTGACGTCAGTCGACACTGATCTGTTGCGGGTCCTGGCGGACCCGCTCCGCCTCCAGATCGTCACCCTGCTCGCCAAGGAGACGCTCTGCAGCACCCACCTGATCGAGGAGACGGGGGCCAGACAGACCAACCTCTCCAACCACCTGAAGGTGCTGCGCGAGGCGGGGGTCGTGGAGACGGAGCCATGCGGCCGGTTCACCTACTACCGCCTCAAGCCCGACGTCATCGCCTCGCTTGCCGGTCAGTTCGCCGACCTCGCGGAGACCGCGCGTGCCACCGCCGAGAACAACGTCAAGCGGTCCTGCCCCTGA
- a CDS encoding sensor histidine kinase: protein MARGKLRIYLGAAPGVGKTYAMLSEAHRRVERGTDCVVAFVEHHGRSRTEVMLHGLEQMPRKEIEYRDSVFTEMDVDAVLARRPQVALVDELAHTNIPGCRNTKRWQDVEELLAAGIDVISTVNIQHLESLGDVVESITGVRQQETVPDEVVRRADQIELVDMSPDALRRRMAHGNIYKPDKVDAALSNYFRPGNLTALRELALLWVADRVDEYLTEYRSEHRVSKIWGSRERIVVGLTGGPEGRTLIRRAARLAEKGAGGEVLAVYIARGDGLTSASPKELAVQRTLVEDLGGTFHHVVGDDIPAALLDFARGVNATQIVLGVSRRRTWQYVFGPGVGATVARDSGPDLDVHLITHDEVGKGRGLPAARGARLGRARLIWGWLAGIAGPLLLTWLLSSVLPQVGLANDMLLFLTMTVAAALLGGLFPALASAVVGSALLNWYFTPPVHTWTIADPENIVAIAVFFGVAVSVASVVDLAARRTHQAARLRAESEILSFLAGNVLRGETTLEALLDRVRETFGMESAALLERENDVAPWTCAGSVGPRPCTSPDAADVDVPVGDHLTLALSGRVLPAEDRRVLAAFAAQAAVVLDRQRLQQKADEAKELAEGNRIRTALLAAVSHDLRTPLAGIKAAVTSLRSDDVEWSEADQTEFLAAIEGGADRLDNLVGNLLDMSRLQTGTVTPIIRETDLDEVIPMALGGVPEDSVDLDIPETLPMVDVDRGLLERAVANVVENAVKYSPPGKPVLVSASAIADRLEVRVVDRGPGVPDEAKDRIFEPFQRYGDAPRGAGVGLGLAVARGFTEAIGGTLNAEDTPGGGLTMVLTLPTAPQRRPEEPERTSAVTT, encoded by the coding sequence ATGGCACGCGGCAAGCTCCGGATCTATCTCGGCGCGGCTCCCGGCGTCGGCAAGACCTACGCGATGCTCTCCGAGGCGCACCGACGGGTGGAGCGGGGCACCGACTGCGTTGTCGCCTTCGTGGAGCACCACGGCCGGTCGCGCACCGAGGTGATGCTCCACGGCCTGGAACAAATGCCGCGCAAGGAGATCGAATACCGGGACAGCGTCTTCACCGAGATGGACGTCGACGCCGTCCTCGCCCGCCGCCCCCAGGTGGCCCTCGTCGACGAACTCGCGCACACCAACATCCCCGGCTGCCGGAACACCAAGCGCTGGCAAGACGTCGAGGAGCTGCTCGCGGCCGGCATCGACGTGATCTCCACAGTGAACATCCAGCATCTGGAGTCACTCGGTGACGTCGTGGAGTCCATCACCGGGGTTCGGCAGCAGGAGACCGTACCCGACGAGGTCGTACGACGGGCCGACCAGATCGAGCTGGTCGACATGTCCCCGGATGCGCTGCGCCGCCGGATGGCGCACGGCAACATCTACAAGCCGGACAAGGTCGACGCGGCCCTGTCCAACTACTTCCGGCCCGGTAACCTCACCGCCCTGCGCGAGCTGGCGCTGCTGTGGGTGGCCGACCGGGTCGACGAGTACCTGACCGAGTACCGAAGCGAGCACCGGGTCTCGAAGATCTGGGGCTCGCGCGAGCGGATCGTGGTCGGCCTCACCGGCGGCCCCGAGGGCCGTACGCTCATCCGGCGCGCCGCACGCCTGGCCGAGAAGGGCGCGGGCGGCGAGGTCCTGGCCGTCTACATAGCCCGCGGCGACGGCCTGACCTCCGCCTCACCGAAGGAACTGGCCGTCCAGCGCACCCTGGTGGAGGATCTGGGCGGCACCTTCCACCACGTCGTCGGCGACGACATCCCGGCCGCGCTCCTCGACTTCGCCCGGGGCGTCAACGCCACCCAGATCGTCCTCGGCGTCTCCCGGCGCAGGACCTGGCAGTACGTCTTCGGGCCGGGCGTCGGCGCCACGGTCGCCCGCGACTCCGGGCCCGACCTCGACGTCCACCTCATCACCCACGACGAGGTGGGCAAGGGCCGAGGACTGCCCGCCGCCAGGGGCGCGCGCCTCGGCCGGGCCCGGCTCATCTGGGGCTGGCTGGCCGGAATCGCCGGACCGCTGCTGCTGACGTGGCTACTGAGCAGTGTGCTTCCACAGGTCGGCCTGGCCAACGACATGCTGCTGTTCCTGACGATGACGGTGGCGGCGGCGCTGCTCGGCGGGCTCTTCCCCGCGTTGGCCTCGGCGGTGGTCGGATCCGCCCTGCTGAACTGGTATTTCACCCCGCCGGTCCACACCTGGACGATCGCCGACCCGGAGAACATCGTCGCCATCGCGGTCTTCTTCGGCGTCGCCGTGTCGGTGGCCTCGGTGGTGGACCTGGCCGCCCGCCGCACCCACCAAGCAGCCCGGCTGCGTGCCGAGTCGGAGATCCTCTCCTTCCTCGCCGGCAACGTCCTGCGCGGCGAGACGACCCTGGAAGCACTGCTGGACCGGGTCCGTGAGACCTTCGGCATGGAGTCGGCGGCCCTGCTCGAACGCGAGAACGACGTCGCCCCCTGGACCTGCGCCGGCAGCGTCGGCCCCCGCCCCTGCACCAGCCCCGATGCAGCCGACGTGGACGTCCCGGTCGGTGACCACCTGACTCTGGCCCTCTCCGGCCGCGTCCTGCCCGCCGAGGACCGCCGGGTGCTGGCCGCCTTCGCCGCCCAGGCCGCCGTCGTCCTGGACCGCCAGCGCCTGCAGCAGAAGGCGGACGAGGCGAAGGAGCTGGCCGAGGGCAACCGCATCCGCACCGCCCTGCTCGCCGCCGTCAGCCACGACCTCCGCACGCCGCTCGCCGGCATCAAGGCCGCGGTCACGTCCCTGCGCTCGGACGACGTCGAATGGTCCGAGGCCGACCAGACGGAGTTCCTGGCGGCCATCGAGGGGGGCGCCGACCGCCTGGACAACCTCGTGGGCAACCTGCTCGACATGTCCCGCCTCCAGACCGGCACCGTGACGCCGATCATCCGCGAGACGGACCTGGACGAGGTGATCCCCATGGCGCTGGGCGGCGTACCCGAGGACAGCGTCGACCTGGACATCCCTGAAACGCTCCCGATGGTCGACGTCGACCGCGGCCTGCTGGAACGTGCGGTCGCCAACGTCGTCGAGAACGCGGTCAAGTACAGCCCGCCGGGGAAGCCGGTCCTGGTCTCGGCCAGCGCGATCGCCGACCGGTTGGAGGTCCGGGTCGTGGACCGCGGCCCAGGCGTCCCGGACGAGGCCAAGGACCGCATCTTCGAACCCTTCCAGCGCTACGGCGACGCCCCGCGCGGTGCCGGCGTCGGCCTCGGCCTCGCGGTGGCCCGCGGCTTCACGGAGGCCATCGGCGGCACCCTCAACGCCGAGGACACCCCCGGCGGCGGCCTCACCATGGTCCTCACCCTGCCGACGGCACCACAACGCCGCCCGGAAGAGCCCGAGCGCACATCCGCCGTCACGACATGA
- a CDS encoding arsenate-mycothiol transferase ArsC, translating into MTASPPPVLPDERLAAGIARLAVRYRGHFSPETIQRLIIDSYERLAEHARIRTHLVVLAEHLATERLDAFAHVQGAPGSGLPRVLFVCSHNAGRSQTAAALLAHRVNGSMVVSSAGTHPAAAVEPVVAQVLTEAGVDLTDAFPKPLTDEVVQAADIVITMGCGDACPIVPGRRYLDWPVTDPEGAPIAVVRSIRDEIDAHITQLLDSLPST; encoded by the coding sequence ATGACCGCATCCCCGCCCCCTGTCCTGCCCGACGAACGCCTCGCGGCCGGCATCGCCCGCCTCGCCGTCCGCTACCGCGGGCACTTCTCCCCGGAGACCATCCAGCGCCTGATCATCGACTCCTACGAACGGCTCGCCGAGCACGCCCGCATCCGTACCCACCTGGTGGTGCTGGCGGAGCACCTGGCCACGGAGCGGCTGGACGCGTTCGCGCATGTTCAGGGGGCACCGGGCAGTGGCCTGCCGCGGGTGCTGTTCGTGTGCAGCCACAACGCCGGCCGCTCCCAGACGGCCGCCGCCCTCCTCGCCCACCGGGTGAACGGCAGCATGGTCGTCTCCTCGGCGGGCACGCACCCGGCGGCCGCGGTCGAACCGGTCGTCGCGCAGGTACTGACCGAGGCCGGAGTGGACCTGACGGACGCATTCCCCAAGCCGCTGACCGACGAGGTCGTGCAGGCCGCCGACATCGTCATCACGATGGGCTGTGGCGACGCCTGCCCGATCGTCCCCGGCCGCCGCTACCTGGACTGGCCCGTCACCGATCCCGAGGGCGCCCCGATCGCCGTCGTCCGCAGCATCCGCGACGAGATCGACGCCCACATCACCCAGCTGCTCGACTCGCTGCCGAGCACCTGA
- a CDS encoding helix-turn-helix domain-containing protein, whose protein sequence is MTADDTFGRLDDDDYPAYTMGRAAELLGTTPAFLRALGEARLITPLRSEGGHRRYSRYQLRIAARARELVDRGTPIEAACRIVILEDQLEEAQRINAEYRRAAESVNPTAAE, encoded by the coding sequence ATGACAGCAGACGACACGTTCGGCCGTCTCGACGACGACGATTACCCCGCGTACACCATGGGTCGGGCCGCCGAGTTGCTCGGCACTACCCCTGCCTTCCTCCGCGCCCTCGGCGAAGCCCGCCTGATCACCCCCCTGCGCTCCGAAGGCGGCCACCGCCGCTACTCCCGCTACCAACTGCGTATCGCCGCCCGCGCCCGGGAACTCGTCGATCGGGGCACCCCCATCGAGGCTGCCTGCCGGATCGTCATCCTCGAAGACCAGCTCGAGGAAGCCCAGCGCATCAACGCCGAATATCGCCGCGCCGCCGAATCAGTGAACCCGACGGCAGCAGAATGA
- a CDS encoding endonuclease VII domain-containing protein, with protein MPERVMPGRTDGLITLGAADALWVDLTADGAVPTASGAFTCSPAHARAGYVLLGGHVVATVRASGGQWSVPEVEVRRAAAELRAVGMDRQDLVRIGPFRGAPRRECNEETPLRWRQRITRELQELGGPQRATRREDGRPFHLAGIDWPQILVEQTRDGTQRTWWLPRAVVRLLDAAEHNETQWVQAARTRQPSAAAIEPPSRPRQAKDADSRQTTSPRDPTASLRPYNGELEGQRYSVLSRRPGTSRRVTGWACAVCRTAPATVLDHCHEHGYVRAPVCQSCNTLERPDHLYSNDIRVANRYTRLFHTDTDHWLRHWHRCPGCRARTTLPLPHLAAWTAHIACRSLRPTHRAPRGRKPCGMLRVSWTGSQNAPRSCLLTVAVDFCPSGEHRVLAQVPYRAATERFRIWLAETAPAVAAAAGPDRLDDLPTQSRPIIADTSGEGLALF; from the coding sequence ATGCCAGAGCGTGTCATGCCCGGTCGCACGGACGGCCTGATCACCCTGGGTGCCGCGGACGCTCTGTGGGTCGATTTGACGGCCGACGGTGCTGTGCCGACGGCTTCTGGGGCATTCACCTGCTCTCCTGCCCATGCCCGGGCGGGGTACGTCCTGCTCGGCGGCCATGTGGTGGCGACGGTGAGGGCGAGCGGCGGTCAGTGGAGTGTTCCGGAGGTTGAGGTGCGCCGGGCCGCCGCCGAACTGAGAGCAGTTGGGATGGATCGGCAGGACCTGGTCCGCATCGGTCCGTTTCGTGGGGCGCCAAGGCGGGAGTGCAACGAGGAGACGCCGCTGCGTTGGCGTCAGCGCATCACGCGGGAACTGCAGGAGCTGGGCGGCCCCCAGCGCGCAACACGACGTGAAGACGGTCGGCCGTTCCATCTGGCGGGGATCGACTGGCCACAGATACTCGTGGAGCAGACCCGCGACGGGACGCAGCGGACGTGGTGGCTGCCGCGCGCTGTGGTCAGGCTGCTCGACGCGGCCGAGCACAACGAAACGCAATGGGTGCAAGCCGCGCGGACCCGCCAGCCAAGCGCAGCCGCCATCGAGCCGCCCTCCCGCCCCCGGCAGGCCAAAGACGCCGACAGCCGGCAAACGACGAGTCCCCGGGACCCCACCGCCTCGCTGCGCCCGTACAACGGAGAGCTGGAAGGCCAGCGGTACTCAGTGCTCAGCAGGAGGCCCGGTACCTCCCGCAGGGTGACCGGGTGGGCGTGCGCCGTCTGCCGCACCGCGCCCGCCACCGTACTCGACCACTGCCACGAACACGGCTACGTCCGCGCCCCCGTCTGCCAGTCCTGCAACACACTGGAACGCCCCGACCACCTGTATAGCAACGACATCCGCGTGGCGAACCGCTACACACGCCTCTTCCACACCGACACCGACCACTGGCTCCGCCACTGGCACCGCTGCCCCGGATGCCGCGCACGCACCACCTTGCCCCTGCCGCACCTCGCCGCATGGACCGCCCACATAGCCTGCCGATCGCTACGCCCCACCCACCGCGCCCCCCGCGGGCGCAAGCCCTGCGGCATGCTGCGCGTGTCCTGGACAGGAAGCCAGAACGCCCCCCGTTCCTGCTTGCTCACAGTCGCCGTCGACTTCTGCCCCTCCGGCGAGCACCGTGTCCTGGCACAAGTCCCCTACCGTGCAGCCACCGAGCGGTTTCGTATCTGGCTGGCCGAGACGGCCCCTGCCGTGGCCGCCGCGGCCGGTCCTGATCGCCTGGACGACCTCCCCACCCAGTCCCGGCCAATCATCGCGGACACCAGCGGCGAGGGCCTGGCACTGTTCTGA
- a CDS encoding SCO5918 family protein, producing the protein MRCVIARFPFELTKGGVLESMKGIKPEPVTGESVIIGRRHYPVKQVGQVITRQDRRDFSAAEVLRAMTQLGFTCRALPKAAPLGIPGSLQHASAMLGTPVTV; encoded by the coding sequence ATGCGCTGCGTCATCGCCCGCTTCCCCTTCGAGCTCACCAAGGGCGGAGTGCTGGAATCGATGAAGGGCATCAAGCCCGAACCGGTCACCGGAGAATCGGTGATCATCGGCCGCCGCCACTACCCCGTCAAGCAAGTCGGCCAAGTCATCACCCGCCAGGACCGCCGTGACTTCAGCGCTGCCGAAGTCCTCCGGGCCATGACTCAGCTCGGCTTCACCTGCCGAGCCCTCCCCAAGGCCGCGCCTCTGGGCATCCCCGGCTCGCTGCAGCACGCCTCCGCGATGCTCGGCACCCCCGTGACGGTCTGA